One window of Dermacentor albipictus isolate Rhodes 1998 colony chromosome 9, USDA_Dalb.pri_finalv2, whole genome shotgun sequence genomic DNA carries:
- the LOC139050010 gene encoding uncharacterized protein, whose product MAEESSDECTPIDLSMKAEATPSTSRDGTQGASCPSGYYTTVWDNALRYQRNTQHTPMRDETCNVDGVTDNGSTICQTLWSIRSIDNAMPGTSRSGMEEASGHFEDGATSLKALKDLDKLPHHQNNAFSIDIEDLFCSVPHQGLLAAVRDKIQSTGEVRFENPAGECSWNRRKGTARVMLCLWKCFEQMG is encoded by the exons ATGGCTGAAGAAAGCAGTGACGAATGCACGCCTATCGACTTAAGCATGAAGGCCGAAGCAACACCAAGTACAAGCCGTGACGGTACCCAGGGCGCTTCCTGTCCTTCGGGCTACTACACAAC GGTTTGGGACAATGCCTTGCGTTACCAGAGGAATACGCAGCACACACCGATGAGAGACGAGACTTGCAACGTCGACG GTGTCACTGACAATGGCAGCACAATTTGCCAGACACTGTGGTCCATCAGGAGCATCGATAACGCAATGCCAGGCACAAGTCGCTCTGGCATGGAGGAAGCATCAGGCCATTTTGAAGACGGCGCCAC TTCTCTGAAAGCGCTGAAGGATCTGGACAAGTTGCCGCATCATCAAAACAACGCATTTTCCATTGACATTGAAGATCTCTTCTGTTCGGTCCCTCACCAAGGTCTCTTAGCGGCGGTCAGGGACAAGATCCAATCAACTGGTGAAGTCCGCTTCGAGAATCCTGCAGGT GAATGCTCCTGGAACCGGAGGAAGGGAACAGCGAGAGTTATGCTGTGTCTGTGGAAATGTTTCGAGCAGATGGGATGA